A portion of the bacterium genome contains these proteins:
- a CDS encoding HDOD domain-containing protein — MTSKLEDLLLAKVDTLPQFRFSPILNEAMELLDDPDANVDALASVIAKDKQLAGQLMSTTTERAQRSVQNVHQAIRLMGLNTVKNFISATTEADGKTNGLDPATFEIMQGRLWKHSQLVAICCQLLAQELEYPNLSQAYAAGLFHDLGKAVLNAFAFEEISESIKLTQAKAVSTVTAEDHALGFNHSYFGAKVLERWGLPPALVEPVRLHHKPLEAQLNKRLVRIVHLADVAVNCQQTKLPIGISLFPVDKTVLAESGVTKERLAELAQQSADLFAKIEAKSAG; from the coding sequence GTGACCAGCAAGCTCGAAGACCTGCTCTTGGCCAAGGTAGACACCTTGCCCCAGTTCCGCTTCTCCCCGATCCTCAACGAGGCGATGGAGTTGCTGGACGATCCTGACGCCAACGTCGACGCGCTTGCCTCGGTCATCGCCAAGGACAAGCAGCTGGCCGGCCAGCTGATGAGCACGACGACGGAGCGCGCCCAGCGCTCCGTCCAGAACGTCCACCAGGCCATCCGCCTGATGGGCCTCAACACGGTCAAGAACTTCATCTCGGCCACCACCGAGGCGGACGGCAAGACCAACGGGCTGGACCCCGCGACCTTCGAGATCATGCAGGGCCGGCTCTGGAAGCACTCTCAGCTGGTGGCCATCTGCTGCCAGCTGCTCGCCCAGGAGCTGGAGTACCCCAACCTGTCGCAGGCCTACGCGGCGGGTCTCTTCCACGACCTGGGCAAGGCGGTCCTCAACGCCTTCGCCTTTGAGGAAATCTCGGAGTCGATCAAGCTGACCCAGGCCAAGGCGGTCTCGACCGTCACCGCCGAGGACCACGCCCTCGGCTTCAACCACTCCTACTTCGGGGCCAAGGTGCTGGAGCGCTGGGGCCTGCCCCCCGCGCTGGTCGAGCCCGTCCGGCTGCACCATAAGCCGCTCGAGGCGCAGCTCAACAAGCGCCTGGTGCGGATCGTCCACCTGGCGGACGTGGCCGTGAACTGCCAGCAGACCAAGCTGCCCATCGGCATCTCGCTCTTCCCGGTGGACAAGACGGTGCTCGCCGAGTCGGGCGTCACCAAGGAGCGGCTCGCCGAGCTCGCTCAGCAGTCCGCCGACCTCTTCGCCAAGATCGAGGCCAAGAGCGCGGGCTAA
- a CDS encoding alpha/beta fold hydrolase, protein MEQAFNLKGARLHAYVRGEGAPLLFIHGTGGSGKTWFNQLRRFGQTHTAIAIDLPGYGDSELAPGVESVDDYASFVAEWMALAGWERPVVVGTSMGGRVALQLALDHPDRVGALVLVDASGLKLEGHPILSPAEVDVSAFMQALFYRPSPTLARAATGEVPAWYATMRRLTATPLRTDLQARLGEIRVPTLVVWGEQDRVIPPPYAEAFQRGIPGAQLRWIPEAGHVPMLERPGAVNGAIADFLETLPRD, encoded by the coding sequence ATGGAACAAGCGTTCAACCTGAAAGGCGCACGGCTCCACGCTTACGTGCGGGGCGAGGGGGCTCCTCTTCTCTTCATTCACGGTACCGGCGGCAGCGGCAAGACCTGGTTCAACCAGCTGCGCCGCTTCGGCCAGACCCACACGGCGATCGCCATCGACTTGCCGGGCTACGGCGATTCGGAGCTGGCACCCGGGGTGGAGTCGGTGGACGACTACGCCTCCTTCGTGGCCGAGTGGATGGCGCTTGCAGGCTGGGAGCGGCCGGTGGTCGTCGGCACCTCCATGGGGGGCCGGGTCGCGCTCCAGTTGGCCCTGGACCATCCCGACCGAGTGGGGGCCCTGGTGCTGGTCGACGCCTCGGGCCTGAAGCTCGAAGGCCACCCCATCCTCTCGCCCGCCGAGGTCGACGTTTCGGCCTTCATGCAGGCTCTCTTCTATCGGCCGTCGCCGACCCTCGCGCGCGCCGCGACGGGCGAGGTCCCGGCCTGGTACGCGACCATGCGGCGGCTGACGGCGACCCCCCTGCGCACCGACCTTCAGGCGCGGCTGGGCGAGATCCGCGTGCCGACCCTCGTGGTGTGGGGTGAGCAAGACCGGGTCATCCCCCCGCCCTACGCCGAGGCCTTCCAGCGGGGCATCCCGGGCGCGCAGCTGCGCTGGATCCCCGAGGCGGGCCACGTGCCGATGCTCGAACGCCCAGGCGCCGTGAACGGCGCGATCGCCGACTTTCTTGAAACTTTGCCGAGGGATTGA
- a CDS encoding histidinol-phosphatase, which yields MRGPITDYHVHVERGPYTLEWLERFVDQAKRAGVTELGISEHAYRFTQTRPLLSNPWVEKRKTEDLDEYLGLLLDARKKGIALKIGIEMDFMPENAERMKDFLAAYPFDYAIGSVHWLGGFGFDLDEMRDQWEQNRVEEVYETYFSVLEQLIASRCVDIIGHADVIKVFGFKAPEVAARWYERLTPMIKASGLAVEVSTAGWRKPVNELYPAPEWLARLVAADVPLVLSSDAHRPEDVGSFYPQALDLLRALGLKGLATFTGRKMSNYVTS from the coding sequence ATGCGCGGACCCATCACCGACTACCACGTCCACGTCGAGCGCGGCCCCTACACCCTCGAATGGCTGGAGCGCTTCGTCGACCAGGCCAAGCGCGCGGGCGTCACCGAGCTCGGCATCTCCGAGCACGCCTACCGCTTCACCCAGACCCGGCCCCTGCTCTCCAACCCCTGGGTCGAGAAGCGCAAGACCGAGGACCTGGACGAGTACCTAGGCCTCCTGCTCGACGCCCGCAAGAAGGGCATCGCCCTCAAGATCGGCATCGAGATGGACTTCATGCCCGAGAACGCCGAGCGGATGAAGGACTTTCTGGCCGCCTACCCCTTCGACTACGCCATCGGCTCGGTCCACTGGCTCGGCGGCTTCGGCTTCGACCTGGACGAGATGCGCGACCAGTGGGAGCAAAACCGGGTCGAAGAGGTCTACGAGACCTACTTCTCGGTGCTCGAACAGCTCATCGCCTCGCGCTGCGTGGACATCATCGGCCATGCGGACGTGATCAAGGTCTTCGGCTTCAAGGCCCCCGAGGTCGCCGCGCGCTGGTACGAGCGCCTCACCCCCATGATCAAGGCCTCGGGGCTCGCCGTCGAGGTCAGCACCGCGGGCTGGCGCAAGCCGGTCAACGAGCTCTACCCCGCTCCCGAGTGGCTCGCTAGGCTAGTGGCGGCAGATGTCCCCCTGGTGCTCTCGTCCGACGCCCACCGTCCCGAGGACGTGGGGTCCTTCTATCCCCAGGCCCTCGACCTGTTGCGGGCCCTCGGCCTCAAGGGCCTTGCGACGTTCACCGGCCGGAAAATGAGCAATTACGTCACATCGTAA
- a CDS encoding 1-acyl-sn-glycerol-3-phosphate acyltransferase, which translates to MKTLFSLYAWLVWVLHLLVAVPVLLVTLPINPAIGLRVVQAAARSAFFLCGIRIRVLGAERVDWSRAHVFMGNHQNLLDPFILVVAIPHHMVGIEKRENQRLPLYGPASRAWGNIPIDREDPEAARATIAEATDRLKQGTSIVILPEGTRTKDGRIGPFKKGGFHMALGAGADIVPFTFNGAYQLLRNGDWRLQPGEIELVFGEAIATEGYTRETLDDLVAKVREAVCANFKD; encoded by the coding sequence ATGAAGACGCTCTTTTCGCTCTACGCCTGGCTTGTCTGGGTCTTACACTTGCTCGTGGCCGTCCCCGTCCTCTTGGTGACGCTCCCCATCAACCCTGCCATCGGGCTGCGGGTGGTCCAGGCCGCTGCGCGCTCGGCCTTCTTCTTGTGCGGGATTCGCATCCGGGTGCTCGGGGCCGAGCGGGTGGACTGGTCGCGCGCCCACGTCTTCATGGGCAATCACCAGAATCTGCTCGATCCGTTCATCCTGGTGGTGGCGATCCCGCACCACATGGTGGGGATCGAGAAGCGGGAGAATCAGCGCCTGCCGCTCTACGGCCCCGCGTCGCGGGCCTGGGGCAACATCCCCATCGACCGGGAGGACCCCGAGGCGGCGCGGGCCACCATCGCGGAGGCGACCGATCGTCTCAAGCAGGGCACCTCGATCGTCATCCTGCCCGAGGGCACCCGGACCAAGGACGGTCGGATCGGTCCCTTCAAGAAAGGGGGCTTCCACATGGCGCTCGGCGCCGGGGCGGACATCGTGCCCTTCACCTTCAACGGCGCCTATCAGCTCTTGCGCAACGGGGACTGGCGCCTGCAGCCCGGCGAGATCGAGCTGGTCTTCGGCGAGGCGATCGCGACCGAAGGCTACACCCGCGAGACCCTGGACGACCTGGTCGCGAAGGTTCGCGAGGCCGTCTGCGCCAACTTCAAGGATTAG
- a CDS encoding class I SAM-dependent methyltransferase has protein sequence MTLKEVQVTSRLHDYMIANSLREPEVLRRLREETARHPRAQMQIAAMQGQFMRLLIKLLGAKKTLEVGVFTGYSSLSVALALPEDGRIVACDVSEEYTAMARRYWVEAGVASKIDLRIAPALETLDGLIAAGEAGTFDFAFIDADKENYQGYYERSLTLLRPGGLIAIDNVLWSGSVADPNDHDASTEAIRAINRFVHHDERVDMSMLPVADGLTLARKR, from the coding sequence ATGACGCTCAAAGAAGTCCAGGTGACCAGCCGGCTGCACGACTACATGATCGCCAACTCGCTGCGCGAGCCCGAGGTGCTGCGCCGCCTGCGCGAGGAGACCGCCCGCCACCCCCGCGCCCAGATGCAGATTGCGGCCATGCAAGGCCAGTTCATGCGGCTGCTCATCAAGCTGCTGGGCGCCAAGAAGACCCTCGAAGTCGGTGTCTTCACCGGCTACAGCTCGCTCTCGGTCGCCCTCGCCCTGCCCGAGGACGGCCGCATCGTCGCCTGCGACGTCTCGGAGGAGTACACCGCCATGGCCCGGCGCTACTGGGTCGAGGCGGGCGTCGCCTCCAAGATCGACCTGCGCATCGCCCCGGCCCTTGAGACCCTGGATGGCCTCATCGCAGCCGGCGAGGCGGGCACCTTCGACTTCGCCTTCATCGACGCCGACAAGGAAAACTACCAGGGCTACTACGAGCGCTCGCTCACCCTCTTGCGGCCCGGTGGCCTGATCGCCATCGACAACGTGCTCTGGTCGGGCTCGGTGGCGGATCCCAACGACCACGACGCAAGCACCGAGGCCATCCGCGCCATCAATCGCTTCGTCCACCACGACGAGCGCGTGGACATGAGCATGCTGCCGGTGGCCGACGGGCTGACGCTCGCCCGTAAGCGCTAG
- a CDS encoding GNAT family N-acetyltransferase — protein sequence MTIRFATPEDVPAILGLIKDLADYEQLLHEVEANEERLHAHLFGDRPYVEVLMAEEDGELAGFALFFHNYSTFLAKPGIYLEDLFVKPTFRGKGIGKALLVRLAQLTVERDCGRLEWSVLDWNEPSIQFYKAQGAKAMDEWTVYRVTGDKLSRLAAGEPVALF from the coding sequence ATGACCATTCGCTTCGCTACCCCTGAGGACGTGCCCGCCATTCTCGGCCTCATCAAGGACCTGGCCGACTACGAGCAGCTGCTTCACGAGGTGGAGGCCAACGAGGAGCGCCTGCACGCGCACCTGTTCGGCGATCGCCCCTACGTCGAGGTCCTGATGGCCGAGGAAGACGGCGAGCTTGCGGGCTTCGCCCTCTTCTTCCACAACTACTCGACCTTCTTGGCCAAGCCCGGCATCTACCTGGAAGACCTGTTCGTGAAGCCCACGTTCCGGGGCAAGGGGATCGGTAAGGCCCTGTTGGTCCGTCTCGCGCAGCTCACGGTGGAGCGGGACTGCGGCCGCCTGGAGTGGAGCGTGCTGGATTGGAACGAGCCGTCCATCCAGTTCTACAAGGCCCAGGGCGCCAAGGCCATGGACGAGTGGACCGTCTACCGCGTGACCGGCGACAAGCTGAGCCGCCTTGCCGCCGGGGAGCCCGTCGCGCTTTTTTAA
- a CDS encoding GNAT family N-acetyltransferase, with amino-acid sequence MSDPSLSLGASRLVLRLAAPADVPAILAFFEENRAHLSPYEPARSADFYTPARWVDQVRRNQEEFEAGQSLRLFVFLRDRPSQVIGSVNFTAIQRGVAQMCNLGYALAAEAQGHGYMAEALEVAIAYVFETLNLHRIQANYMPRNQRSGNLLKRLGFVTEGVARDYLQINGRWEDHILTSLTHPHWRPIP; translated from the coding sequence ATGTCTGATCCATCCTTGAGCCTTGGGGCCTCTCGCCTCGTGTTGCGGCTCGCCGCGCCCGCGGACGTCCCGGCGATTCTCGCTTTCTTCGAGGAGAACCGCGCGCACCTGTCGCCCTACGAGCCTGCACGTTCCGCTGACTTCTATACGCCTGCGCGCTGGGTCGACCAGGTGCGGCGAAACCAGGAGGAGTTCGAAGCGGGGCAATCCCTGCGCCTCTTCGTGTTCCTGCGAGATCGCCCGTCTCAGGTCATCGGGAGCGTCAACTTCACGGCCATTCAGCGCGGGGTCGCTCAGATGTGCAACCTGGGTTATGCGCTTGCAGCAGAAGCCCAGGGCCACGGCTACATGGCCGAGGCCCTGGAGGTGGCGATCGCCTACGTGTTCGAGACCCTGAACCTGCATCGGATCCAGGCCAACTACATGCCGCGCAACCAGCGCAGCGGCAACCTCTTGAAGCGCCTCGGCTTCGTGACCGAAGGCGTGGCACGCGACTACCTGCAGATCAACGGTCGCTGGGAGGACCACATCCTCACGAGCTTGACCCATCCCCACTGGAGACCCATCCCATGA
- the acnB gene encoding bifunctional aconitate hydratase 2/2-methylisocitrate dehydratase, with protein sequence MLESYRQHVAERAALGIPPLPLTAQQTTELVALLQSPPQGEEAFLVELLTYRVPAGVDDAAKVKAEFLANLARGTASCGLVSREKAIELLGTMLGGFNVLPLIEALDGPHAATAAEALKKTLLVFDYFHDVKELADKGNPHAKAVIQSWADGEWFTSRPEVPTSLKLTVFKVTGETNTDDLSPAPDAWSRPDIPLHALAMLKNPRAGIEPDETGARGPIKQLEALKAKGNLVAYVGDVVGTGSSRKSATNSVLWFTGEDIPFVPNKRFGGVCIGGKIAPIFFNTMEDAGALPIEIDVAQMEMGDEIELRVDHAAAKVTALKNGAVIAESQLKTPVILDEVRAGGRINLIIGRGLTAKAREALGLAPSTLFRLPQSPADSGKAYTLAQKIVGRACGLPEGKGILPGTYCEPKMTTVGSQDTTGPMTRDELKDLACLGFSADLVMQSFCHTAAYPKLVDVKTHRELPTFITQRFGVSLRPGDGVIHSWLNRLLLPDTVGTGGDSHTRFPIGVSFPAGSGLVAFAAATGVMPLDMPESVLVRFKGQMQPGVTLRDLVNAIPYYAIKKGLLTVEKKGKINVFSGRILEIEGLPDLKVEQAFELSDASAERSAAACVVALNPEPITEYMRSNITLMKWMIANDYEDARTLRRRIKAMEEWIADPKLLKADSDAEYAAVIEIDMNEITEPIVACPNDPDDVKLLSEVAGDKIDEVFIGSCMTNIGHFRAAGKVLDGKSDIPTRLWIAPPTKMDAMILNEEGYYSVLGKSGARMETPGCSLCMGNQAQIKRGSTAMSTSTRNFPNRLGIDTRVYLGSAELAAVCALLGKIPTPSEYHEQVQAVNAKASEIYRYMNFDQIAEFRDVAATVSV encoded by the coding sequence ATGCTCGAATCATACCGTCAGCACGTCGCCGAGCGTGCCGCCCTGGGGATCCCCCCCCTGCCCCTGACCGCGCAGCAGACCACCGAGCTGGTCGCCCTGCTCCAGAGCCCGCCCCAAGGCGAGGAAGCTTTCCTCGTCGAGCTGCTGACCTACCGCGTCCCGGCCGGGGTGGACGACGCAGCCAAGGTCAAGGCCGAGTTCCTGGCCAACCTCGCTCGCGGCACCGCCAGCTGCGGCCTCGTCTCCCGGGAAAAGGCCATCGAGCTGCTGGGCACCATGCTGGGCGGCTTCAACGTCCTGCCGCTGATCGAAGCCCTCGACGGCCCCCACGCCGCCACCGCCGCTGAGGCGCTCAAGAAGACCCTCCTGGTCTTCGACTACTTCCACGACGTCAAGGAGCTGGCCGACAAGGGGAACCCCCATGCCAAGGCGGTCATCCAGAGCTGGGCCGACGGCGAGTGGTTCACCTCGCGCCCGGAGGTCCCGACCTCGCTCAAGCTGACCGTCTTCAAGGTGACCGGCGAGACCAACACCGACGACCTCTCGCCCGCTCCGGACGCCTGGTCGCGCCCCGACATCCCCCTGCACGCCCTGGCGATGCTCAAGAACCCCCGTGCGGGCATCGAGCCGGACGAGACCGGCGCCCGCGGCCCCATCAAGCAGCTGGAGGCCCTGAAGGCCAAGGGCAACCTCGTCGCCTACGTCGGGGATGTGGTGGGCACCGGTTCGAGCCGCAAGTCCGCCACCAACTCGGTGCTCTGGTTCACGGGCGAGGACATCCCCTTCGTTCCCAACAAGCGCTTCGGTGGCGTCTGCATCGGCGGCAAGATCGCGCCCATCTTCTTCAACACGATGGAAGACGCGGGGGCCCTGCCCATCGAGATTGACGTCGCCCAGATGGAAATGGGCGATGAAATCGAGCTGCGGGTCGACCACGCCGCCGCCAAGGTCACGGCGCTGAAGAACGGGGCCGTGATCGCCGAGAGCCAGCTCAAGACCCCGGTCATCCTCGACGAGGTCCGCGCGGGCGGCCGCATCAACCTGATCATCGGTCGCGGCCTCACGGCCAAGGCCCGCGAGGCCCTCGGCCTTGCGCCCTCCACCCTCTTCCGCCTGCCGCAGAGCCCGGCGGACTCCGGCAAGGCCTACACCCTCGCCCAGAAGATCGTGGGCCGGGCCTGCGGCCTGCCCGAGGGCAAGGGCATCCTTCCCGGCACCTACTGCGAGCCCAAGATGACCACCGTGGGCTCCCAGGACACCACCGGCCCCATGACGCGCGACGAGCTCAAGGACCTGGCCTGCCTCGGCTTCTCGGCCGACCTCGTCATGCAGTCCTTCTGCCACACCGCGGCCTACCCCAAGCTGGTGGACGTGAAGACGCACCGCGAGTTGCCCACCTTCATCACCCAGCGCTTCGGCGTCTCGCTGCGGCCCGGTGACGGGGTCATCCACTCGTGGCTCAACCGCCTCTTGCTGCCCGACACGGTGGGCACCGGCGGCGACTCGCACACCCGCTTCCCCATCGGCGTTTCCTTCCCGGCAGGCTCGGGCCTGGTCGCCTTCGCTGCCGCCACCGGCGTCATGCCGCTGGACATGCCCGAGTCGGTGCTCGTGCGCTTCAAGGGGCAGATGCAGCCCGGCGTCACCCTGCGCGATCTTGTGAATGCCATCCCCTACTACGCCATCAAGAAGGGTCTCTTGACCGTCGAGAAGAAGGGCAAGATCAACGTCTTCTCGGGCCGGATCCTCGAAATCGAAGGGCTTCCCGACCTCAAGGTGGAGCAGGCCTTCGAGCTGTCAGACGCCTCGGCCGAGCGCTCGGCGGCGGCCTGCGTGGTCGCGCTCAACCCCGAGCCCATCACCGAGTACATGCGCTCGAACATCACCCTGATGAAGTGGATGATCGCCAACGACTACGAGGATGCCCGCACCCTGCGCCGCCGCATCAAGGCGATGGAGGAATGGATCGCGGATCCCAAGCTCCTCAAGGCCGACAGCGACGCCGAGTACGCGGCCGTGATCGAGATCGACATGAACGAGATCACTGAGCCGATCGTCGCCTGCCCCAACGATCCGGACGACGTGAAGCTGCTGTCAGAGGTGGCCGGCGACAAGATCGACGAGGTCTTCATCGGCTCGTGCATGACCAACATCGGGCACTTCCGCGCCGCCGGCAAGGTGCTCGACGGCAAGAGCGACATCCCGACCCGGTTGTGGATCGCCCCGCCCACCAAGATGGACGCCATGATCCTCAACGAAGAAGGCTACTACTCGGTGCTCGGCAAGTCCGGGGCCCGCATGGAGACGCCCGGCTGCTCCCTGTGCATGGGCAACCAGGCGCAGATCAAGCGCGGTAGCACCGCCATGTCGACCTCGACCCGCAACTTCCCGAACCGGCTTGGGATCGACACCCGGGTCTACCTCGGCTCGGCGGAGCTTGCGGCGGTTTGCGCGCTGCTGGGCAAGATCCCCACTCCGAGCGAGTACCACGAGCAGGTCCAGGCGGTGAACGCCAAGGCCTCCGAGATCTATCGCTACATGAACTTCGACCAGATCGCGGAGTTCCGGGACGTGGCGGCGACCGTCTCGGTCTAG
- the malQ gene encoding 4-alpha-glucanotransferase has protein sequence MSPRRSGVLLHPTSLPGRFGIGDLGPQAIAWVEHLADMAQGWWQVLPLTPTSVGDSPYFSPSAFAGNPFLISPLRLHEDGWLDEVDLASAPEFPVHRVDYGAVGPWKRTMLATAFRHYEERATFEEKARFDAFIEDEHVWLDDYALFMAIKEEQGGLPWTDWPTDLARREEQPLEAARERLASRIRLHQFGQYLFFEQWRGLKAYANSRNVRLIGDAPIFVAHDSADVWAHPALWRLDERGHPLVVAGVPPDYFSATGQLWGNPHYDWGKMAETNYAWWAARLRSLLRLVDLIRLDHFRGFAGFWEIPAGEPTAVNGRWVPGPGAALFEALKEQLGDLPLIAEDLGVITPDVVELRDRFGLPGMKILQFAFDAAEENNYYPHLYPRNCVVYPGTHDNDTSKGWYEKAKPEDKALMAEYIGKERITEPSWELIRLGHASVADLSVVPLQDLLGLGSEARMNTPGTMGGNWAWRFEEGELTHAIKVRFDRMTRLYDREPL, from the coding sequence ATGAGCCCCCGCCGCAGCGGCGTCCTGTTGCATCCGACCTCGTTGCCGGGCCGCTTCGGCATCGGCGATCTGGGGCCGCAGGCGATCGCCTGGGTCGAGCACCTGGCCGACATGGCCCAGGGGTGGTGGCAGGTGCTGCCGCTGACGCCGACCAGCGTCGGTGACTCGCCCTATTTCTCGCCTTCGGCCTTCGCGGGCAACCCTTTCCTCATCTCGCCCCTGCGGCTGCACGAGGACGGCTGGCTCGACGAGGTCGATCTGGCCTCCGCGCCGGAGTTCCCGGTCCATCGGGTGGACTACGGGGCGGTGGGACCCTGGAAGCGAACGATGCTCGCGACGGCCTTTCGGCATTACGAGGAGCGCGCGACCTTCGAGGAGAAGGCGCGCTTCGATGCGTTCATCGAAGACGAGCACGTCTGGCTCGACGACTACGCCCTCTTCATGGCGATCAAGGAAGAGCAGGGCGGCCTGCCCTGGACCGATTGGCCGACCGACCTTGCAAGGCGCGAGGAGCAGCCCCTGGAGGCGGCCCGCGAGCGCCTGGCCTCCCGGATCCGTCTGCACCAGTTCGGCCAGTACCTCTTCTTCGAGCAGTGGCGGGGCCTCAAGGCCTACGCCAACTCCCGGAACGTGCGCCTCATCGGGGACGCTCCCATCTTCGTCGCCCACGACAGCGCGGACGTGTGGGCGCACCCCGCGCTGTGGCGGCTGGACGAGCGGGGCCACCCGCTGGTCGTGGCGGGGGTGCCGCCCGATTACTTCAGCGCCACGGGTCAGCTCTGGGGGAACCCGCACTACGACTGGGGAAAGATGGCCGAGACGAACTACGCTTGGTGGGCGGCTCGCCTCAGGTCGCTCTTGCGCCTGGTGGACCTCATCCGGCTTGACCACTTCCGGGGCTTCGCGGGCTTCTGGGAGATCCCCGCGGGCGAGCCGACGGCGGTCAACGGCCGCTGGGTGCCGGGGCCGGGGGCGGCCCTGTTCGAGGCCCTCAAGGAGCAGCTGGGGGATCTGCCCCTCATCGCCGAGGACCTGGGGGTGATCACCCCGGACGTGGTCGAGTTGCGCGATCGCTTCGGCCTGCCCGGCATGAAGATCCTGCAGTTTGCCTTCGACGCCGCCGAGGAGAACAACTACTACCCGCACCTCTATCCGCGCAACTGCGTCGTCTACCCCGGCACTCACGACAACGACACGAGCAAGGGCTGGTACGAGAAGGCCAAGCCCGAGGACAAGGCCCTGATGGCCGAGTACATCGGCAAGGAGCGCATCACCGAGCCGAGCTGGGAGTTGATCCGGCTGGGGCACGCCTCGGTGGCGGACCTCTCGGTGGTGCCGCTCCAGGATCTGCTGGGCCTGGGATCCGAGGCCCGGATGAACACGCCGGGCACCATGGGGGGCAACTGGGCCTGGCGCTTCGAGGAGGGCGAGCTCACCCATGCGATCAAGGTGCGCTTCGACCGCATGACGCGCCTTTACGACCGGGAGCCGTTGTAA
- the treS gene encoding maltose alpha-D-glucosyltransferase yields the protein MANASHWYKDAVFYEVSIRTFQDGNGDGLGDFVGLTRRLDYIKDLGVDCIWILPMYPSPLRDDGYDISDYKNIHPDLGTLDDFKHFIQEAKKRDLRVIADLVLNHTSSDHPWFQEARKGPDNPYHDYYVWSDDDRKYSGARIIFTDTEKSNWTWDESAKQYYWHRFFSHQPDLNYENPKVRQEMLDVFKFWMDMGLDGFRADAIPYLFEEEGTNCENLPRTHQYLKELRAYMDAHYPEAIMLGEANQWPEDVRAYFGDGDELHISFNFPVMPRMYLALKQESREPLEWILGKTPDIPPDCQWATFLRNHDELTLEMVTDEERAYMYAAYAPDPRMKLNVGIRRRLWPLLDGDRRQVEVLYSLLLSMPGSPVLYYGDEIGMGDNIHLPDRFGVRTPMQWDDARNAGFSTAKPSELYLPVIIDPGYHYLAVNVQNAQAFQTSFYHWLKRLLAVRRRFRAFGRGTIRFLHPEAMQVFSYVRSFEDEQVLVVNNLSGKALAVELDLSPWEGRVPMELSGEKPFPVLTTAPYRLSLPPYGFYWFQLT from the coding sequence ATGGCGAACGCGTCGCACTGGTACAAGGACGCCGTCTTCTACGAGGTCTCGATCCGAACCTTCCAGGACGGCAACGGGGACGGGCTGGGGGATTTCGTCGGCCTGACGCGCAGGCTCGACTACATCAAGGACCTGGGGGTCGACTGCATCTGGATCCTGCCCATGTATCCCTCGCCGCTGCGGGACGACGGCTACGACATCTCGGATTACAAGAACATCCACCCGGACCTGGGGACTCTCGACGACTTCAAGCACTTCATTCAAGAGGCCAAGAAACGTGACCTGCGGGTCATCGCGGACCTGGTGCTCAATCACACGTCGAGCGACCATCCCTGGTTCCAGGAGGCCCGCAAGGGCCCCGACAACCCCTATCACGACTACTACGTCTGGAGCGACGACGATCGCAAGTACTCAGGCGCTCGCATCATCTTCACCGACACCGAGAAATCCAACTGGACCTGGGACGAATCTGCCAAGCAGTACTACTGGCATCGCTTCTTCAGTCACCAGCCGGATCTCAACTACGAGAACCCCAAGGTCCGCCAGGAGATGCTCGACGTCTTCAAGTTCTGGATGGACATGGGGCTCGATGGCTTCAGGGCGGACGCCATCCCCTACCTCTTCGAAGAAGAAGGCACCAACTGCGAGAACCTGCCGCGGACCCATCAGTATCTCAAGGAGCTGCGCGCCTACATGGACGCGCACTATCCCGAGGCCATCATGCTCGGCGAGGCCAACCAGTGGCCCGAGGATGTGCGCGCTTATTTCGGCGACGGCGACGAGTTGCACATCTCCTTCAACTTCCCGGTCATGCCGCGCATGTACCTGGCCCTCAAGCAGGAGAGCCGGGAGCCCCTGGAGTGGATCCTCGGCAAGACCCCCGACATTCCGCCCGATTGCCAGTGGGCGACTTTCTTGCGCAACCACGACGAGCTGACCCTCGAGATGGTGACGGATGAGGAGCGTGCCTACATGTACGCCGCCTACGCGCCGGATCCGCGTATGAAGCTCAACGTGGGCATCCGGCGCAGGCTCTGGCCCCTGCTGGATGGCGATCGCCGTCAGGTGGAGGTGCTCTACAGCCTGTTGCTGTCCATGCCCGGCAGCCCGGTGCTCTACTACGGCGACGAGATCGGGATGGGGGACAACATCCACCTGCCGGATCGCTTCGGCGTCCGCACGCCCATGCAGTGGGACGACGCGCGCAACGCGGGCTTCTCGACGGCCAAGCCGAGCGAGCTCTACCTGCCGGTCATCATCGACCCGGGGTACCATTACCTGGCGGTGAACGTGCAGAACGCGCAGGCCTTCCAAACCTCCTTCTATCACTGGCTGAAAAGGCTGCTCGCCGTTCGGCGGCGCTTCAGGGCCTTCGGCCGCGGGACGATCCGCTTCCTTCACCCGGAGGCCATGCAGGTCTTCTCCTACGTTCGCAGCTTCGAGGACGAACAGGTGCTGGTGGTGAACAATCTCTCGGGCAAGGCCCTGGCGGTGGAGCTGGACCTTTCACCCTGGGAGGGGCGGGTCCCGATGGAGCTTTCGGGCGAGAAGCCGTTCCCGGTGCTGACGACGGCACCCTACCGCCTGAGCTTGCCGCCCTACGGCTTCTACTGGTTCCAGTTGACCTGA